Proteins co-encoded in one Spartobacteria bacterium genomic window:
- a CDS encoding response regulator transcription factor, producing the protein MKILIVEDEEQLADFMRQGLEELCYQVTVEHNGGNAFDLAASNTFDLIILDIMLPGRDGLSILKELRQQQITTPVIIVTARSETNQRIEGLELGADDYITKPFFMEELIARVKAVLRRTAGQPASTLIVGNLSVNLLTREVHMDNEEILLSPREFSLLEYLMRSPGHVFTRTQILEHVWGYGFDPMTNLVDVCIRRIRAKLQQETSPALIETVRGAGYRFRAEEND; encoded by the coding sequence ATGAAAATATTGATTGTTGAAGACGAAGAACAGTTGGCTGATTTCATGCGGCAGGGACTGGAAGAGTTGTGCTATCAGGTCACCGTCGAACACAATGGCGGTAACGCCTTTGATCTGGCTGCAAGCAACACGTTTGACTTGATCATTCTCGACATTATGCTGCCGGGACGTGACGGGCTCTCTATTCTAAAAGAACTGCGCCAACAACAAATTACCACACCTGTCATTATCGTTACCGCCCGTTCAGAAACCAATCAACGTATCGAGGGACTGGAACTTGGTGCTGATGACTACATCACGAAACCCTTTTTCATGGAAGAACTCATCGCTCGCGTAAAAGCTGTTCTGCGCCGCACGGCCGGGCAGCCTGCTAGTACATTAATCGTTGGTAACCTTTCCGTAAACCTGCTCACTCGCGAGGTACATATGGACAACGAAGAAATCCTGCTCAGTCCGCGCGAATTCAGTTTGCTCGAATATCTGATGCGTTCACCCGGTCATGTTTTCACCCGCACACAAATTCTCGAGCACGTCTGGGGGTATGGATTTGATCCGATGACCAATCTTGTCGATGTCTGTATTCGCCGCATTCGCGCAAAACTTCAGCAAGAGACATCGCCAGCGCTCATTGAAACCGTTCGCGGTGCAGGCTACCGCTTCCGCGCGGAGG